One genomic segment of Ictalurus punctatus breed USDA103 chromosome 12, Coco_2.0, whole genome shotgun sequence includes these proteins:
- the il11b gene encoding uncharacterized protein il11b isoform X1, protein MKLLPESSCVLFLLLLVELPVLAMSRPTPMRHRKDSLTKLSQKMRRLINIVQRAVHHLDTSLPFEHNLTSLPTLNFRPRDLAAVTENSTLSQLSSGLHSFKLHFDWLLYWHNQSGLVSNKIKEIADEIQSISMLEQIQTNSSGQNTLLSMPPLTSAWDIYRTSAVIHKRLLDFCNWYLRALQVLIYKQTTDDKRGHYQEEGHRYI, encoded by the exons TACTACCCGAGTCCTCCTGCGTGTTATTTTTATTGCTACTGGTGGAACTTCCTGTCTTAGCAATGTCTCGTCCAACCCCAATGAGACATCGCAAAGACAGCCTGACAAAGCTGTCTCAGAAGATGCGTCGGCTGATAAATATAGTGCAAAGGGCTGTG CACCACCTTGACACCAGTCTACCCTTCGAACACAACCTTACTTCTCTGCCTACTTTAAACTTCAGGCCACGAGACCTAGCAGCAGTGACG GAAAATAGCACCCTATCACAGCTCTCTTCAGGCCTCCACTCTTTCAAGCTGCACTTTGACTGGCTGCTGTACTGGCACAACCAATCAGGTTTGGTGTCAAATAAAATCAAGGAAATTGCAGATGAAATCCAGTCTATCAGCATGCTTGAACAAATACAG aCAAATTCATCTGGACAAAATACTCTTCTCTCCATGCCTCCTCTTACATCTGCCTGGGACATATACAGGACATCTGCAGTAATTCACAAGAGACTACTGGACTTCTGTAACTGGTATCTTAGAGCTCTACAGGTCCTTATCTACAAGCAAACAACTGATGACAAGAGAGGCCACTACCAAGAAGAAGGACACcgctatatttaa
- the il11b gene encoding uncharacterized protein il11b isoform X2 — translation MSRPTPMRHRKDSLTKLSQKMRRLINIVQRAVHHLDTSLPFEHNLTSLPTLNFRPRDLAAVTENSTLSQLSSGLHSFKLHFDWLLYWHNQSGLVSNKIKEIADEIQSISMLEQIQTNSSGQNTLLSMPPLTSAWDIYRTSAVIHKRLLDFCNWYLRALQVLIYKQTTDDKRGHYQEEGHRYI, via the exons ATGTCTCGTCCAACCCCAATGAGACATCGCAAAGACAGCCTGACAAAGCTGTCTCAGAAGATGCGTCGGCTGATAAATATAGTGCAAAGGGCTGTG CACCACCTTGACACCAGTCTACCCTTCGAACACAACCTTACTTCTCTGCCTACTTTAAACTTCAGGCCACGAGACCTAGCAGCAGTGACG GAAAATAGCACCCTATCACAGCTCTCTTCAGGCCTCCACTCTTTCAAGCTGCACTTTGACTGGCTGCTGTACTGGCACAACCAATCAGGTTTGGTGTCAAATAAAATCAAGGAAATTGCAGATGAAATCCAGTCTATCAGCATGCTTGAACAAATACAG aCAAATTCATCTGGACAAAATACTCTTCTCTCCATGCCTCCTCTTACATCTGCCTGGGACATATACAGGACATCTGCAGTAATTCACAAGAGACTACTGGACTTCTGTAACTGGTATCTTAGAGCTCTACAGGTCCTTATCTACAAGCAAACAACTGATGACAAGAGAGGCCACTACCAAGAAGAAGGACACcgctatatttaa
- the slc2a3a gene encoding solute carrier family 2, facilitated glucose transporter member 3a gives MEGEKKEVTCYLLFSLATAVIGSLQFGYNTGVINAPEQKLRTFFNNTWMERYHKPIEPGVCTVVWSLAVAIFSVGGMMGSFSVGVLANKFGRRNSMFLVNILALIGGGLMGLCTLSSSFEMVIAGRLVIGLFCGLFTGLTPMYVGEISPTPLRGAFGTLHQLGVVIGILIAQIFGLEFLLGSDKLWPLLLALTVIPAVLQCLLLPFCPESPRYLLINLNKEEQARKALVRLRGYEDVSKEMQEMKEEGIKMNMEKRMTIPELFRTAVYRQPLLIAIMIQLSQQLSGINAVFYYSTGIFASAGVTKPIYATIGAGVVNTVFTVVSLFLVERAGRRTLHLIGLGGMAVSALVMTITLALDHIESLKYLSIAAVFAFVAMFEMGPGPIPWFIVAELFSQGPRPAAMAVAGCSNWTANFLVGISFPKLKELCGPYVFIIFMIFLIFFFIFTYFRVPETKGRTFEEIAQGFSGAPPPPSTSVQEVDAVTVPTTIVKEKVPLVATNSEAKEKRSSSGSISREAVNGNLYGWLCKTTSGGVSIWLAGIFPWWRWSLL, from the exons AAGGAAGTGACATGCTATCTTCTGTTCTCTCTGGCCACGGCTGTTATTGGCTCCCTGCAGTTCGGCTACAACACAGGGGTCATCAATGCACCTGAGCAG aAACTGCGTACATTCTTCAACAACACATGGATGGAACGTTATCACAAGCCCATTGAGCCTGGAGTGTGCACAGTCGTGTGGAGTTTAGCAGTGGCTATCTTCAGCGTGGGTGGAATGATGGGCTCCTTCAGTGTTGGTGTCCTTGCCAATAAGTTTGGACG ACGCAATTCCATGTTTTTGGTGAATATCTTGGCCTTGATCGGTGGAGGACTCATGGGGCTTTGCactctttcctcttcttttgAGATGGTTATCGCTGGCCGCTTGGTTATTGGCCTCTTCTGTGGCCTTTTCACTGGTCTCACCCCTATGTATGTGGGGGAAATTTCACCCACTCCTCTCCGGGGAGCTTTTGGGACTCTACACCAGCTTGGCGTGGTAATAGGCATCTTGATTGCACAG ATCTTTGGCCTGGAGTTTCTGCTAGGCTCAGATAAATTGTGGCCTCTGCTGCTGGCTCTGACTGTGATCCCTGCTGTACTACAATGTTTGCTGCTACCTTTCTGCCCTGAGAGTCCACGCTATCTCCTCATTAATCTTAATAAAGAAGAACAGGCTCGCAAAG CATTGGTGCGTCTCCGTGGCTATGAGGATGTGTCAAAGGAAATGCAAGAGATGAAGGAAGAAGGTATAAAAATGAACATGGAAAAGAGGATGACCATCCCGGAGCTCTTCCGCACAGCTGTGTATCGTCAGCCGCTTCTCATTGCTATCATGATTCAGCTCTCCCAACAACTGTCGGGGATCAATGCT GTGTTCTACTACTCAACGGGTATTTTTGCATCTGCTGGTGTGACCAAGCCAATATATGCTACCATCGGAGCTGGAGTTGTGAACACTGTTTTCACTGTGGTATCT CTCTTCCTTGTTGAAAGAGCTGGACGAAGGACTTTACATCTTATTGGCTTGGGTGGCATGGCAGTCAGTGCCCTGGTAATGACCATCACCCTTGCATTG GACCACATCGAGTCTCTAAAATACCTGAGCATTGCAGCAGTGTTTGCCTTTGTGGCGATGTTTGAGATGGGTCCAGGACCCATCCCATGGTTCATTGTTGCTGAGCTTTTCTCTCAAGGACCACGGCCTGCCGCCATGGCCGTTGCAGGATGTTCCAACTGGACGGCCAACTTCCTTGTGGGCATAAGTTTCCCAAAGTTAAAG GAACTGTGTGGACCATATGTTTTCATTATCTTCATGATCTTCCTCAtcttctttttcatcttcaCATACTTCCGTGTTCCTGAGACCAAGGGCCGGACCTTTGAAGAGATTGCTCAAGGCTTCAGTGGTGCTCCGCCTCCTCCAAGCACCAGTGTACAGGAGGTTGATGCGGTCACAGTGCCTACCACTATAGTCAAGGAAAAAGTCCCATTGGTGGCGACGAATTCTGAAGCGAAGGAGAAGAGAAGTTCCTCTGGGAGCATTTCTAGAGAAGCTGTGAATG GCAACCTGTATGGGTGGCTGTGTAAAACCACATCTGGAGGAGTCTCAATTTGGCTAGCAGGGATTTTTCCATGGTGGCGTTGGAGTCTACTTTAA